A genome region from Actinomycetota bacterium includes the following:
- a CDS encoding methyltransferase domain-containing protein, which yields MAAGAALLWRRLVPEQVQREQGILDARAVQRLYDQLAPSYDALASVYRAVGSRRLAERGMRLLDLRPGDTVVDVGCGTGVNLPALARVVGPTGRVVGVDLSPQMLARARERITRAGLSNVELVQDDVRGFAFPDDLHGVLSTFALEIIPEHDEVIARACRALSATGGRIAVMGLRRPPSWPSWAVDLGIALGRPFGVSDAYVQVRPWKALRRHTDGFRFETKVFGALYLAVGRAE from the coding sequence ATGGCGGCCGGCGCAGCGCTGCTGTGGCGCCGCCTGGTGCCGGAGCAGGTACAGCGAGAGCAGGGGATCCTCGATGCTCGGGCCGTCCAGCGCCTGTACGATCAGCTCGCCCCGAGCTACGACGCCCTCGCGTCGGTGTACCGGGCCGTCGGCAGCCGACGACTCGCTGAGCGTGGCATGCGGTTGCTGGACCTGCGTCCGGGCGACACTGTCGTGGATGTGGGATGCGGGACCGGCGTGAACCTGCCGGCGTTGGCTCGTGTCGTCGGACCCACGGGCCGGGTGGTAGGCGTCGACCTTTCGCCACAGATGCTGGCCCGAGCCCGCGAACGGATCACCCGTGCCGGGCTCAGCAACGTGGAGTTGGTGCAGGACGATGTGCGAGGGTTCGCGTTCCCCGACGACCTCCACGGCGTGCTGTCCACCTTCGCACTCGAGATAATCCCGGAGCACGACGAGGTGATCGCCCGTGCGTGCCGGGCACTATCCGCAACCGGTGGTCGGATCGCAGTCATGGGTCTGCGCCGACCCCCGAGCTGGCCGAGCTGGGCGGTGGACCTCGGGATCGCGCTTGGCAGACCCTTCGGCGTGAGCGATGCCTACGTACAGGTCCGGCCCTGGAAGGCGCTTCGCCGCCATACGGATGGGTTCCGGTTCGAAACGAAGGTGTTCGGAGCGCTCTATCTCGCGGTGGGTCGAGCGGAGTAG